The following proteins are encoded in a genomic region of Actinomadura sp. NAK00032:
- a CDS encoding YitT family protein — MALMARRLVQLYVGLALYGLGIALQVSSGLGNDPWDVFHQGLSRRFGLSIGVWIIIAGAVVMLAWIPLRQRPGIGTISNVVLVGAFADLFLWLLPAPDALAVRWVFLVVAVLAGGVATGCYIGAGLGPGPRDGLMTGIAARGHSIRVVRTGIELAVLAAGWLLGGTVGLGTVLYALAIGPLTHVFLPMLTVKAPAPDPAPEPEPAPA; from the coding sequence ATGGCCTTGATGGCGCGGCGACTCGTACAGCTCTACGTTGGATTGGCCTTGTACGGGCTCGGGATCGCCCTCCAGGTGTCGTCCGGCCTCGGGAACGATCCATGGGACGTCTTCCACCAGGGGCTCTCCCGGCGCTTCGGCCTGTCGATCGGCGTGTGGATCATCATCGCGGGCGCGGTGGTGATGCTCGCCTGGATCCCGCTGCGGCAGCGGCCCGGGATCGGGACGATCAGCAACGTCGTCCTCGTGGGCGCGTTCGCCGACCTGTTCCTGTGGCTGCTGCCCGCGCCGGACGCGCTCGCGGTCCGCTGGGTCTTCCTCGTCGTCGCGGTGCTCGCCGGCGGCGTCGCGACCGGCTGCTACATCGGCGCGGGCCTCGGCCCCGGCCCGCGCGACGGGCTGATGACGGGGATCGCCGCGCGCGGCCACTCGATCCGGGTGGTCCGGACGGGGATCGAGCTGGCCGTGCTCGCCGCCGGCTGGCTGCTCGGCGGCACCGTCGGCCTCGGGACGGTGCTGTACGCGCTGGCGATCGGCCCGCTGACGCACGTCTTCCTGCCGATGCTGACGGTGAAGGCCCCGGCCCCCGATCCGGCGCCCGAGCCGGAACCCGCCCCCGCCTAG
- a CDS encoding glycerate kinase: MRIVVAPDSFKGSLSAAEVCAAVAAGARRAVPDAEVAAVPMADGGEGTLDCFLAARGGDAVEVAATDPLGRPVKARYALSGDGRSAVVELAAASGLPLVEDVPPDPLNAATGGTGELIADAVRRGAREVLVCVGGSASTDGGTGLLRALGVRFLDAAGAELPPGGAALARLAAIDDSGLPDAVRATRFQVACDVTNPLVGPAGAAAVFGPQKGASAAQVAELDAALTVFADVLAARGGPRVHDLPGAGAAGGTCGGLAGVLGAEPAAGAALVAAAVGLPAALAGADLVITGEGRVDGQSAGGKVVSAVAALARESGVPCLALAGGVAGPLDELHALGLTAAFSLADGPRTLAELKADAAPLLAAAAEQAVRLFAR; the protein is encoded by the coding sequence ATGCGGATCGTCGTCGCGCCCGACTCGTTCAAGGGCAGCCTGTCCGCGGCGGAGGTGTGCGCCGCCGTCGCGGCGGGCGCGCGCCGGGCCGTACCGGACGCCGAGGTGGCCGCGGTGCCGATGGCCGACGGCGGCGAGGGCACCCTCGACTGCTTCCTGGCCGCCCGCGGCGGCGACGCCGTCGAGGTCGCCGCCACCGACCCGCTGGGCCGCCCGGTCAAGGCCCGCTACGCGCTGTCCGGCGACGGGCGGTCCGCCGTGGTGGAGCTGGCCGCCGCGTCCGGGCTGCCGCTGGTCGAGGACGTCCCGCCGGACCCGCTGAACGCCGCCACCGGCGGCACCGGCGAGCTGATCGCGGACGCGGTGCGGCGCGGCGCCCGGGAGGTGCTCGTGTGCGTCGGCGGCAGCGCCAGCACCGACGGCGGCACCGGGCTGCTGCGCGCCCTCGGCGTCCGCTTCCTGGACGCCGCCGGGGCGGAGCTGCCGCCCGGCGGCGCGGCCCTCGCCCGGCTCGCCGCGATCGACGACTCCGGGCTGCCGGACGCGGTCCGCGCGACCCGGTTCCAGGTCGCCTGCGATGTCACCAACCCGCTCGTCGGCCCGGCCGGCGCCGCCGCCGTGTTCGGCCCGCAGAAGGGCGCGTCGGCCGCGCAGGTCGCCGAGCTGGACGCCGCCCTCACCGTCTTCGCCGACGTGCTCGCCGCGCGCGGCGGCCCCCGCGTCCACGACCTGCCCGGCGCGGGCGCGGCCGGCGGCACCTGCGGCGGCCTCGCCGGGGTGCTCGGCGCCGAGCCGGCCGCCGGGGCCGCGCTCGTCGCCGCCGCGGTCGGGCTCCCGGCCGCCCTCGCGGGCGCCGACCTGGTCATCACCGGCGAGGGCCGGGTGGACGGGCAGAGCGCGGGCGGCAAGGTCGTCTCCGCCGTCGCCGCCCTCGCCCGCGAGAGCGGCGTCCCCTGCCTGGCCTTGGCCGGCGGCGTCGCCGGGCCGCTGGACGAGCTGCACGCGCTCGGCCTCACCGCCGCGTTCAGCCTCGCCGACGGGCCCCGCACCCTGGCGGAGCTGAAGGCCGACGCCGCGCCGCTGCTGGCCGCCGCGGCGGAGCAGGCCGTCCGCCTGTTCGCCCGCTAG
- a CDS encoding LD-carboxypeptidase, producing the protein MKSGGARAETADGPPAAPGTGMPGDRGRARRARRYGRLRPGDRVAVIAPSGPAEPARLEAGCALLRDLGLDAVVGKHALDRVNLGAPGPVREDWHRLAGGDADRAADLQSAWCDPRVRAVVCARGGYGATRVLDHLDWDALAAATAASGAPKILHGSSDITALHAAFGTRLEVTTSFGPMPAGLLADDDPDAGTLAALRAALFGGTVTLPGTHALRPGRAEGPLTGGTLSLLAALAGTPYAPPPAAGRIVFLEDVTEAPYRIDRMLVQLLQSGWFDGAAGVALGTWCDCGDPAELDAVFAARLGPLGVPVLAGLPAGHGPRQLTLELGAPAVLTASPQPPQDPHPAVPEPGALTLEAPPGGAR; encoded by the coding sequence TTGAAAAGCGGGGGCGCCCGCGCGGAGACGGCCGACGGGCCGCCGGCCGCGCCGGGCACCGGCATGCCCGGAGACCGCGGCCGGGCGCGACGGGCCCGCAGGTACGGGCGGTTGCGGCCCGGCGACCGGGTCGCGGTGATCGCGCCCAGCGGCCCCGCCGAACCCGCCCGCCTTGAGGCGGGCTGCGCGCTGCTGCGCGACCTCGGTCTTGACGCCGTGGTCGGCAAGCACGCCCTCGACCGAGTCAACCTCGGCGCCCCCGGGCCCGTCCGCGAGGACTGGCACCGGCTCGCCGGGGGCGACGCCGACCGGGCCGCCGACCTGCAGTCCGCCTGGTGCGACCCGCGCGTCCGCGCGGTGGTCTGCGCGCGCGGCGGCTACGGCGCGACCCGCGTCCTGGACCACCTTGACTGGGACGCCCTCGCCGCCGCCACGGCCGCGTCCGGCGCGCCCAAGATCCTGCACGGCTCCAGCGACATCACCGCACTGCACGCGGCCTTTGGAACGCGCCTGGAGGTCACGACGTCCTTCGGCCCCATGCCCGCCGGCCTCCTCGCCGACGACGATCCCGACGCCGGCACCCTCGCCGCCCTCCGCGCCGCCCTGTTCGGCGGCACCGTCACGCTGCCGGGCACGCACGCCCTCCGCCCGGGGCGCGCCGAGGGCCCGCTCACCGGCGGCACCCTGTCGCTCCTGGCGGCCCTCGCCGGCACCCCGTACGCCCCGCCGCCCGCGGCGGGCCGCATCGTCTTCCTGGAGGACGTCACCGAGGCGCCCTACCGGATCGACCGGATGCTCGTCCAGCTCCTGCAGTCCGGCTGGTTCGACGGCGCGGCCGGGGTGGCGCTCGGCACCTGGTGCGACTGCGGCGACCCCGCCGAGCTCGACGCGGTGTTCGCCGCCCGGCTCGGCCCGCTCGGCGTCCCGGTGCTGGCCGGGCTGCCCGCCGGGCACGGCCCCCGCCAGCTGACCCTCGAACTCGGCGCCCCCGCCGTCCTCACGGCCTCCCCGCAGCCCCCGCAAGATCCGCACCCCGCCGTGCCGGAACCCGGCGCGCTCACCCTCGAAGCGCCCCCGGGAGGTGCGCGATGA
- a CDS encoding sulfotransferase, giving the protein MRSTPHILVVNGTKVRRPVFILGAPHSGAELLARAVKRTPGFHLTTGRPGVLRVTYAFARQPSIASDREKGAARVLRDAYAEAWLVSARACAQCADECRELGGLPPRPPAPPGPPGPAPGPAEACADAQGLERFADASPDLIYSADVLLDAFPDAQLVQVIRDGRDAVADMLDDERCLAWFKPGLANLDTVFPNPFFGVEDHTDRNRWPRAAAAVKCALRWRGSVRLSAKLRQQVPEEQLLTVRYEDLLAKPRAIAAGLSEYLDARVPRSALSGLVRAGEAADGGVGAWRDRLTPRQAAQVEKVAGTELRRLGYRTGAQG; this is encoded by the coding sequence ATGAGGTCGACGCCGCACATCCTGGTGGTCAACGGCACCAAGGTCCGCCGCCCGGTGTTCATCCTGGGGGCTCCGCACTCGGGTGCGGAGCTGCTGGCGCGCGCGGTCAAGCGGACCCCCGGCTTCCACCTGACGACCGGCCGGCCCGGTGTGCTGCGCGTCACGTACGCGTTCGCGCGGCAGCCCTCGATCGCCTCCGACCGGGAGAAGGGCGCGGCGCGGGTGCTGCGGGACGCCTACGCCGAGGCGTGGCTGGTCTCGGCGCGGGCCTGCGCGCAGTGCGCGGACGAGTGCCGCGAGCTGGGCGGGCTGCCGCCCCGGCCCCCGGCGCCGCCCGGCCCGCCCGGCCCGGCGCCCGGACCCGCGGAGGCGTGCGCGGACGCGCAGGGCCTGGAGCGGTTCGCCGACGCCTCCCCCGACCTGATCTACAGCGCCGACGTGCTGCTGGACGCCTTCCCCGACGCCCAGCTCGTCCAGGTGATCCGGGACGGCCGGGACGCGGTCGCCGACATGCTGGACGACGAGCGCTGCCTCGCCTGGTTCAAGCCCGGCCTGGCCAACCTCGACACCGTGTTCCCCAACCCGTTCTTCGGCGTCGAGGACCACACCGACCGCAACCGCTGGCCGCGCGCGGCCGCCGCGGTCAAGTGCGCGCTGCGCTGGCGCGGCTCGGTGCGGCTCAGCGCGAAGCTGCGGCAGCAGGTCCCCGAGGAGCAGCTGCTCACCGTCCGGTACGAGGACCTGCTGGCCAAGCCGCGCGCCATCGCCGCGGGCCTGTCGGAGTACCTCGACGCGCGCGTCCCGAGGTCCGCGCTGTCGGGCCTGGTGCGGGCGGGCGAGGCGGCCGACGGCGGGGTCGGGGCCTGGCGCGACCGGCTCACCCCCCGCCAGGCCGCCCAGGTCGAGAAGGTCGCGGGGACCGAGCTGCGCAGGCTCGGCTACCGCACCGGCGCGCAGGGCTGA
- a CDS encoding ABC transporter ATP-binding protein — MPGSPGNGWQVMASFRKDSSVTRQKLKPGTVRRIAGYARPYVRELVIFLALNSLAALIVVANPLLLKSIIDSGIVPGRQDVVVWLAVAVAGLALVEAVLGLVQRWYSARVGEGLIYDLRSQVFAHVQRQPVAFFMRAQTGSLVSRLNNDVIGAQRALTTTLSSVVSNVISLILVLATMLFLSWQVTLIALLLLPIFILPAKWVGKRLQRVSREQMVLDAEMGSLMTERFNVAGAMLAKLYGRPAEEEENFSGRAARVRDIGVVAAMYGRVFFTALTLVAALATAMVYGVGGYLVVGDTLQLGTLVALATLLTRMYGPLTALSNVHVDVMTALVSFDRVFEVLDLKPLIRDREGARALGEGRTAAASTTKAPSIEFDHVRFAYPAADEVSLASLESIARTDTSPGREVLHDVDFRAEPGQLVALVGPSGAGKSTITHLVSRLYDVSGGAVRIGGADVRDVTLESLRAEIGVVSQDAHLFHDTIRENMRYARPDATDEEILAALEAAHVGGLVAEMADGLDTVVGDRGYRLSGGEKQRLAIARLLLKAPSVVVLDEATAHLDSESEAAVQRALRTALAGRTSLVIAHRLSTIREADQILVIDGGRVAERGRHEELLLEGGLYAELYRTQFAHQRDAERQTEPLGAE; from the coding sequence ATGCCGGGATCGCCGGGCAACGGCTGGCAGGTGATGGCCTCGTTCCGCAAGGACAGCTCCGTCACCCGGCAGAAGCTCAAGCCCGGCACCGTCAGGCGGATCGCGGGGTACGCCCGGCCCTATGTGCGCGAGCTGGTGATCTTCCTCGCGCTGAACTCGCTGGCCGCGCTGATCGTCGTCGCGAACCCGCTGCTGCTGAAGTCGATCATCGACAGCGGCATCGTGCCGGGCCGGCAGGACGTCGTGGTCTGGCTCGCCGTCGCCGTGGCGGGCCTCGCGCTGGTGGAGGCGGTGCTCGGCCTCGTCCAGCGCTGGTACTCGGCGCGCGTCGGCGAGGGGCTCATCTACGACCTACGCAGCCAGGTGTTCGCGCACGTCCAGCGGCAGCCCGTCGCGTTCTTCATGCGGGCGCAGACGGGCTCGCTCGTCAGCCGCCTCAACAACGACGTGATCGGCGCGCAGCGCGCCCTCACCACCACGCTGTCGTCGGTGGTGTCCAACGTGATCAGCCTGATCCTGGTGCTGGCGACGATGCTGTTCCTGTCGTGGCAGGTCACACTGATCGCGCTGCTGCTGCTCCCGATCTTCATCCTGCCGGCCAAGTGGGTCGGCAAGCGGCTGCAGCGCGTCAGCCGCGAGCAGATGGTGCTGGACGCCGAGATGGGCTCGCTGATGACCGAGCGCTTCAACGTCGCCGGCGCCATGCTCGCCAAGCTGTACGGGCGGCCCGCCGAGGAGGAGGAGAACTTCTCCGGCCGCGCCGCCCGCGTCCGCGACATCGGCGTCGTCGCCGCCATGTACGGGCGGGTCTTCTTCACCGCCCTGACGCTCGTCGCGGCGCTCGCGACCGCCATGGTCTACGGCGTCGGCGGCTACCTCGTCGTCGGCGACACCCTGCAGCTCGGCACGCTCGTCGCGCTCGCGACGCTGCTGACCCGCATGTACGGGCCGCTGACCGCGCTGTCCAACGTCCACGTGGACGTCATGACCGCGCTCGTCAGCTTCGACCGGGTCTTCGAGGTCCTGGACCTCAAGCCGCTGATCCGCGACCGCGAGGGCGCCCGCGCGCTCGGCGAGGGACGCACCGCCGCCGCGAGCACGACCAAGGCGCCGTCGATCGAGTTCGACCACGTCCGGTTCGCCTACCCGGCGGCGGACGAGGTGTCGCTGGCCTCGCTGGAGTCGATCGCCCGCACCGACACCTCGCCCGGCCGCGAGGTCCTGCACGACGTGGACTTCCGGGCCGAGCCGGGGCAGCTCGTCGCGCTCGTCGGGCCGTCCGGCGCGGGCAAGTCGACGATCACCCACCTGGTGTCGCGGCTGTACGACGTGTCCGGCGGCGCGGTCCGGATCGGCGGCGCCGACGTCCGCGACGTGACGCTGGAGTCGCTGCGCGCCGAGATCGGCGTCGTCAGCCAGGACGCGCACCTGTTCCACGACACGATCCGCGAGAACATGCGCTACGCCCGCCCGGACGCGACCGACGAGGAGATCCTTGCCGCGCTGGAGGCCGCGCACGTCGGCGGCCTCGTCGCCGAGATGGCCGACGGCCTGGACACCGTCGTCGGCGACCGCGGCTACCGGCTGTCGGGCGGCGAGAAGCAGCGCCTCGCGATCGCCCGGCTGCTGCTCAAGGCGCCGTCGGTGGTGGTGCTGGACGAGGCGACCGCGCACCTGGACTCCGAGTCCGAGGCGGCCGTGCAGCGGGCGCTGCGCACCGCGCTCGCCGGCCGGACGTCGCTGGTGATCGCGCACCGGCTGTCCACGATCCGGGAGGCCGACCAGATCCTGGTGATCGACGGCGGCCGGGTCGCCGAGCGCGGCCGGCACGAGGAACTGCTGCTGGAGGGCGGCCTGTACGCCGAGCTGTACCGCACGCAGTTCGCCCACCAGCGGGACGCCGAGCGGCAGACCGAGCCGCTGGGCGCCGAGTAG
- a CDS encoding Xaa-Pro dipeptidyl-peptidase gives MKRRLHGGAGALTLAAALAAATALPAAADVPTKDGAAPRPTVAHGETQPVFSRADAVTQTVTIETTADSDRDGVRDRVQMRIMRPKETATAGLKVPTILEASPYWAGIHNVPNHPVDIGDARARSLTTTQRDLADVFPGYYDNYFLPRGYAVANLDSIGTGGSTGCPTSGDRSEQAGAKAAVDWLNGRARGWSPDGAPVKATWSTGNVGMIGQSYNGTLPNMAAATGVEGLKAIVPIAGISSWYDYYRAGGGVVAPGGYQGEDLDVLAKAVLTREHPKVCAKVIEEIEATQDRETGDYSKVWAARDYVGQARKVRAAVMVVHGLNDWNVKVKNSVQWWNALKEAGVPRKLWLHQGNHSTPFRWRVEEWLRQTHHWFDRYLYGIRNGIEREPRVDVEHADGTWETARDWPVPGTRTVPVSLNAGPSGQPGTLGPRPRPGAPQSFTDAGRTRTAEQLLAGEDQADPNRLAYLSGPLPSAVRVDGIPSVSLRASLDGRSPYLTALLVDYGTDTRPTGSRVTTAEQVCFGESVPGDPGCTYRQELATRTAPYKIITRGWLDARNRHGLSRSEPVVAGKAYTFRWDLEPTDYTVKAGHRLGVILLSTDYDYTLRYPAGTEVAVRPGVSRVLLPLARGGREALK, from the coding sequence ATGAAACGACGCCTCCACGGCGGCGCCGGCGCGCTCACCCTCGCCGCCGCGCTCGCCGCCGCGACCGCCCTCCCGGCGGCGGCGGACGTCCCCACGAAGGACGGCGCCGCACCCCGCCCCACGGTGGCGCACGGGGAGACGCAGCCGGTGTTCTCCCGCGCCGACGCCGTCACCCAGACCGTCACCATCGAGACCACGGCCGACAGCGACCGCGACGGCGTGCGCGACCGGGTGCAGATGCGGATCATGCGCCCGAAGGAGACCGCCACCGCCGGCCTGAAGGTCCCGACGATCCTGGAGGCCAGCCCCTACTGGGCCGGGATCCACAACGTCCCGAACCACCCGGTCGACATCGGCGACGCGCGGGCGCGCTCCCTGACGACCACGCAGCGCGACCTCGCCGACGTGTTCCCCGGCTACTACGACAACTACTTCCTGCCGCGCGGGTACGCGGTCGCCAACCTCGACAGCATCGGGACGGGCGGCTCGACCGGCTGCCCGACGTCCGGCGACCGCAGCGAGCAGGCGGGCGCCAAGGCCGCCGTGGACTGGCTGAACGGCCGCGCCCGCGGCTGGTCCCCGGACGGCGCCCCGGTGAAGGCGACCTGGTCCACCGGGAACGTCGGCATGATCGGCCAGTCCTACAACGGGACGCTGCCCAACATGGCCGCCGCGACCGGCGTCGAGGGGCTGAAGGCCATCGTCCCGATCGCCGGGATCTCCAGCTGGTACGACTACTACCGCGCGGGCGGCGGCGTCGTCGCGCCCGGCGGCTACCAGGGCGAGGACCTCGACGTCCTGGCCAAGGCGGTGCTGACCCGCGAGCACCCCAAGGTCTGCGCGAAGGTCATCGAGGAGATCGAGGCGACGCAGGACCGCGAGACCGGCGACTACTCCAAGGTGTGGGCCGCGCGCGACTACGTCGGGCAGGCGCGCAAGGTGCGCGCCGCCGTCATGGTCGTGCACGGGCTCAACGACTGGAACGTCAAGGTCAAGAACTCCGTGCAGTGGTGGAACGCGCTCAAGGAGGCGGGCGTCCCGCGCAAGCTGTGGCTGCACCAGGGCAACCACTCCACGCCGTTCCGCTGGCGGGTCGAGGAGTGGCTGCGGCAGACCCACCACTGGTTCGACCGCTACCTGTACGGGATCCGCAACGGGATCGAGCGCGAGCCGCGCGTCGACGTCGAGCACGCGGACGGGACGTGGGAGACCGCCCGGGACTGGCCCGTCCCCGGCACCCGCACCGTCCCGGTCAGCCTGAACGCCGGGCCGTCCGGGCAGCCGGGCACCCTCGGCCCGCGGCCCCGGCCCGGGGCGCCCCAGTCGTTCACGGACGCGGGCAGGACCCGTACCGCCGAGCAGCTGCTCGCCGGCGAGGACCAGGCCGACCCGAACCGGCTCGCCTACCTGAGCGGGCCGCTGCCGAGCGCCGTCCGGGTCGACGGGATCCCCTCGGTGTCGCTGCGGGCCTCCCTGGACGGCCGGTCGCCGTACCTGACCGCGCTGCTGGTCGACTACGGCACCGACACCCGCCCGACCGGCTCCCGCGTCACCACGGCCGAGCAGGTGTGCTTCGGGGAGAGCGTGCCGGGCGACCCCGGCTGCACCTACCGGCAGGAGCTGGCAACCCGGACCGCCCCGTACAAGATCATCACTCGGGGGTGGCTGGACGCCCGGAACCGGCACGGTCTCAGCCGCAGCGAGCCCGTCGTGGCCGGGAAGGCCTACACGTTCCGGTGGGACCTCGAACCCACCGACTACACCGTGAAGGCCGGCCACCGGCTCGGCGTGATCCTGCTGTCCACCGACTACGACTACACGCTGCGCTACCCCGCCGGGACCGAGGTCGCCGTGCGGCCCGGTGTCAGCCGGGTGCTGCTGCCGCTGGCGCGCGGCGGCCGGGAGGCGCTGAAGTAG
- a CDS encoding enoyl-CoA hydratase/isomerase family protein, which produces MGDATAAGRPETATGPADLVKAGLRLEVDGAVATVTLNRPERRNAMTFDTWRGLAAIGRSLPADVRVVVLRGEGACFSAGIDLGMFSGEGEGFSDGSDAAATDRFIAELQEGYTWLRRPEIVTVAAVHGHAIGGGFQLALACDIRVAADDAKFCMKEPALGLVPDLTGTKPLVEIVGIGRALELCLTARTVLADEAARLGLAEIVVPRDGLDGAVRDLTEALLAVNPGAAVATKRLLWEAAENTLEQQCAAERREQIGRLREMFGT; this is translated from the coding sequence GTGGGGGACGCGACAGCGGCCGGACGGCCGGAAACGGCCACGGGCCCGGCCGACCTGGTCAAGGCGGGGCTCCGCCTGGAGGTGGACGGCGCCGTCGCGACCGTCACCCTGAACCGGCCCGAGCGGCGCAACGCCATGACGTTCGACACGTGGCGGGGGCTCGCCGCGATCGGGCGCTCCCTGCCCGCGGACGTGCGCGTCGTCGTGCTGCGGGGCGAGGGGGCGTGCTTCTCCGCCGGGATCGACCTCGGCATGTTCTCCGGTGAGGGCGAGGGCTTCAGCGACGGCTCGGACGCCGCGGCGACCGACCGGTTCATCGCCGAGCTGCAGGAGGGCTACACCTGGCTGCGGCGCCCGGAGATCGTCACGGTCGCGGCCGTGCACGGCCACGCCATCGGCGGCGGGTTCCAGCTCGCGCTGGCCTGCGACATCCGCGTCGCCGCCGACGACGCCAAGTTCTGCATGAAGGAGCCCGCGCTCGGGCTCGTCCCCGACCTGACCGGCACCAAGCCGCTGGTGGAGATCGTCGGCATCGGGCGGGCGCTGGAGCTGTGCCTGACGGCGCGCACCGTGCTCGCCGACGAGGCGGCCCGGCTGGGCCTGGCCGAGATCGTCGTCCCGCGCGACGGCCTGGACGGCGCCGTCCGCGACCTGACCGAGGCGCTGCTCGCCGTCAACCCCGGCGCGGCCGTGGCGACCAAGCGGCTGCTGTGGGAGGCCGCCGAGAACACGCTCGAGCAGCAGTGCGCCGCCGAGCGCCGCGAGCAGATCGGCCGGCTGCGGGAGATGTTCGGCACGTGA
- a CDS encoding helix-turn-helix domain-containing protein, which translates to MAETLKKGTRVTGAERDKLAADLKKRYDSGESIRALAAATGRSYGFIHRILTESGVNLRGRGGATRGKKS; encoded by the coding sequence GTGGCCGAGACCCTTAAGAAGGGCACCCGCGTGACCGGTGCCGAGCGCGACAAGCTGGCGGCGGACCTGAAGAAGAGGTACGACTCCGGTGAGAGCATCCGCGCCCTGGCAGCCGCCACCGGCCGCTCCTACGGTTTCATCCACCGGATTCTGACCGAGTCCGGCGTCAACCTGCGCGGTCGCGGCGGCGCGACCCGGGGCAAGAAGTCCTGA
- a CDS encoding ABC-F family ATP-binding cassette domain-containing protein codes for MIIAKDIELRAGARLLIEAASFRVNPGDRVGFVGRNGAGKTTLTKVLAGEAPPAQGAVTSSGTIGYLPQDPRGVDLDELARDRILSARGLDEVIRELRAAEDAMATASGAERDKAVRRYGRLEERLHVLGGYSAEAEAASIASSLGLPDRVLTQPLGTLSGGQRRRVELARILFSGADTLLLDEPTNHLDADSIVWLRDFLKGHQGGLVVISHDVELLGAVVNRVFHLDANRSVIDIYNVGWKKYLDQRETDERRRKRESANAHRQASALLSQADKMRAKATKAKAAQQMDRRARQLMAGVEGERQADKVAKIRFPEPAPCGRTPLTAEGLSKSYGSLEIFTDVDLAVDRGSRVVILGLNGAGKTTLLRLLAGVDKPDTGSVVPGHGLRVGYYAQEHETLDVDRSVLENMQSAAPGMAPVEVRKILGSFLFSGDDVDKPAGVLSGGEKTRLALAMLVVSSANVLLLDEPTNNLDPASREEILGALRTFAGAIVLVTHDEGAVDALAPERVILLPDGVEDIWSDEFADLVALA; via the coding sequence GTGATCATTGCGAAAGACATCGAGCTGCGCGCCGGGGCCCGGCTGCTGATCGAGGCCGCCTCGTTCCGGGTCAACCCCGGCGACCGGGTGGGCTTCGTCGGCCGCAACGGCGCCGGCAAGACCACCCTCACCAAGGTGCTGGCGGGGGAGGCGCCGCCAGCGCAGGGCGCCGTGACGTCCTCCGGCACGATCGGCTACCTGCCGCAGGACCCGCGCGGCGTCGACCTCGACGAGCTGGCCCGCGACCGGATCCTGTCCGCCCGCGGCCTGGACGAGGTGATCCGCGAGCTGCGCGCCGCCGAGGACGCCATGGCGACCGCTTCGGGCGCCGAGCGGGACAAGGCCGTCCGCCGGTACGGGCGGCTGGAGGAGCGGCTGCACGTGCTCGGCGGCTACAGCGCGGAGGCGGAGGCGGCGTCGATCGCCTCCAGCCTCGGCCTGCCCGACCGGGTGCTGACCCAGCCGCTCGGGACGCTGTCGGGCGGCCAGCGGCGCCGCGTCGAGCTGGCCCGCATCCTGTTCTCCGGCGCCGACACCCTGCTGCTGGACGAGCCGACCAACCACCTGGACGCCGACTCCATCGTCTGGCTCCGCGACTTCCTCAAGGGCCACCAGGGCGGCCTGGTCGTGATCAGCCACGACGTGGAGCTGCTCGGCGCCGTGGTCAACCGGGTGTTCCACCTGGACGCCAACCGCAGCGTGATCGACATCTACAACGTCGGCTGGAAGAAGTACCTCGACCAGCGGGAGACCGACGAGCGGCGCCGCAAGCGCGAGTCGGCCAACGCGCACCGGCAGGCGTCGGCGCTGCTGTCGCAGGCCGACAAGATGCGCGCCAAGGCGACCAAGGCGAAGGCGGCCCAGCAGATGGACCGGCGCGCCCGGCAGCTGATGGCGGGCGTGGAGGGCGAGCGGCAGGCCGACAAGGTCGCCAAGATCCGCTTCCCGGAGCCGGCGCCGTGCGGCAGGACCCCCCTCACCGCGGAGGGTTTGTCGAAATCGTACGGATCTTTGGAGATTTTCACCGACGTGGACCTGGCCGTCGACCGGGGCAGCCGCGTCGTCATCCTCGGCCTGAACGGCGCCGGGAAGACCACGCTGCTGCGCCTGCTGGCGGGCGTGGACAAGCCCGACACCGGCTCGGTGGTGCCCGGCCACGGGCTGCGGGTCGGCTACTACGCGCAGGAGCACGAGACCCTCGACGTCGACAGGTCCGTGCTGGAGAACATGCAGTCGGCCGCGCCCGGCATGGCGCCGGTGGAGGTCCGCAAGATCCTCGGCTCGTTCCTGTTCTCCGGCGACGATGTCGACAAGCCCGCCGGCGTCCTGTCCGGCGGCGAGAAGACCCGGCTGGCGCTGGCGATGCTGGTGGTGTCGAGCGCGAACGTGCTGCTGCTGGACGAGCCCACCAACAACCTCGACCCGGCGAGCCGCGAGGAGATCCTCGGCGCCCTGCGGACGTTCGCCGGGGCCATCGTCCTGGTGACCCACGACGAGGGCGCCGTGGACGCGCTCGCGCCGGAAAGAGTGATTTTGCTGCCGGATGGGGTGGAAGACATCTGGAGTGACGAGTTTGCCGATCTGGTGGCGCTCGCGTGA